One Pectobacterium cacticida genomic window, GGTTACCGTCGCTATAATGATCATCACGTTGAAGAGCTAACGCTGCTACGTCAGGCGCGTCAGGTGGGTTTTAATCTGGATAAGTGCCGGGAACTGGTGATGTTATTTAACGATCCTCGGCGGCGGAGTGCGGATGTTAAAGCACGTACCTTGCAAAAAGTGCAGGAAATTGAGAAGCACATTGAAGAATTGCAAGCAATGCGCGAACAGTTGCTGGCGCTGGCTGAGCAGTGCCCCGGTGACGGCAGTGCGGAATGCCCGATAATCAATAACCTAGCGGGCTGTTGCCGACGGCCTGCGTAGGCAACAGCGTAATTATTATCAAGGTGAAAGGCTAGCCCAGTATCGCTATCGCTCAGTCGGACGTACATGTAGCGTGATACCATCAATGGCAATCACTTCCACAGAGGTACCGGCCGGCAAGTTCTGCTCTGCTTTCACGCGCCAACTGCTGTCGCCGATGTTAACCCGGCCGAAACCGTTGGTTATTGGCTCGGTCAAGGTGGCGCGTAGCCCGATCATTTGTTTCCC contains:
- the cueR gene encoding Cu(I)-responsive transcriptional regulator, translating into MNISDVAKKTGLSNKTIRFYEEKSLLTPPRRSEKGYRRYNDHHVEELTLLRQARQVGFNLDKCRELVMLFNDPRRRSADVKARTLQKVQEIEKHIEELQAMREQLLALAEQCPGDGSAECPIINNLAGCCRRPA